A single window of Candidatus Flexicrinis affinis DNA harbors:
- a CDS encoding CPBP family intramembrane metalloprotease: MLAEQLYERLRDAQALSRWIGLSESEFDIVVDKLDLPVASLNTDMKARSSRFGILGMDYTPFTARESLLMVLLWSRLGLTYRAVAKLFNANAWTVRRRIRETRELLVQLYPEIQTQSTKNGVRSDSNSATMLWSALGNAVRGSHPEARLRDAIDPDYESYFFEELEGETAPIGDDRIPPLTETRLGEGMQTLYRRIKSNTIPIESVVGGYFFAIVAAELSILLLTPILGLILYVLTLFVAFIHASLIWDRSLFRLLVSLAIVPLLRILSLMIALLPLPVTTALVVVAIPLAFVTLGAYRLLGYGRPLVGLTFKNLPIQGLTALSGLGLGVAQYILMQSAPVIRVNSLVEMIWPGLLLIAGTGLLDEFIFRGLIQRSAVNIMRWRGVVYVAMLYAVLQLGGGILFALLSFATGVAFGIVTRSTRSVLGAGLAHGIANVVALVFFPYLFN; encoded by the coding sequence ATGTTGGCAGAGCAGTTGTACGAACGTTTGCGAGACGCACAGGCCCTTTCCCGATGGATTGGGCTGTCGGAGTCCGAATTCGACATTGTAGTCGACAAGCTCGACCTGCCGGTGGCCTCGCTCAACACCGACATGAAGGCACGCAGTAGCCGGTTCGGCATTCTCGGAATGGACTACACGCCGTTCACCGCCCGCGAGAGCCTCTTGATGGTACTGTTGTGGTCGCGTCTGGGGCTGACCTACCGCGCGGTCGCAAAGCTGTTCAACGCAAACGCGTGGACAGTGCGGCGGAGAATCCGTGAGACGCGCGAGCTGCTAGTTCAGCTGTATCCGGAAATTCAAACGCAGTCCACCAAGAACGGCGTGCGCTCCGACTCCAACAGCGCCACGATGCTGTGGTCTGCGCTTGGGAATGCGGTGCGGGGAAGTCATCCGGAAGCGCGCCTGCGCGATGCGATCGACCCGGACTATGAAAGCTACTTCTTTGAAGAACTCGAAGGCGAAACCGCACCCATAGGTGACGATCGCATTCCACCGCTGACCGAAACGCGCCTTGGCGAAGGGATGCAAACCCTCTACCGCCGCATCAAGTCGAACACGATCCCAATCGAGTCGGTGGTCGGCGGGTATTTTTTCGCCATCGTCGCGGCCGAGCTATCGATTCTGCTGCTGACTCCCATCCTTGGTTTGATCCTCTATGTGCTGACGTTGTTCGTCGCGTTTATCCATGCGTCGCTGATCTGGGATCGGTCACTGTTTCGGCTGCTGGTCAGCCTTGCGATCGTCCCGCTGCTGCGAATCCTAAGCTTGATGATCGCGCTGCTGCCGCTGCCTGTCACGACGGCGCTGGTGGTCGTGGCTATCCCGCTGGCGTTCGTCACCCTCGGCGCATACAGGCTGCTTGGGTACGGCCGGCCACTCGTCGGGCTAACGTTCAAGAATCTACCCATTCAAGGGCTGACCGCCCTTTCCGGGCTGGGTCTGGGCGTGGCCCAGTACATTCTGATGCAATCGGCCCCGGTCATTCGCGTGAACTCGTTGGTCGAGATGATTTGGCCGGGACTGCTGCTAATCGCCGGGACCGGTCTACTGGACGAGTTCATCTTTCGCGGACTCATTCAACGTTCGGCGGTCAACATCATGCGCTGGCGCGGCGTCGTCTACGTGGCGATGCTTTACGCGGTGCTGCAGCTCGGCGGCGGAATCCTATTCGCTCTGCTGAGCTTCGCGACAGGGGTCGCTTTCGGTATCGTCACTCGCAGTACCCGGAGCGTGCTTGGCGCGGGCCTCGCCCACGGCATCGCTAACGTTGTGGCGCTCGTGTTCTTTCCGTATTTGTTCAATTGA
- a CDS encoding glycosyltransferase family 4 protein, whose translation MRVGIIAYGLDRPFTGIGRYTVEMVRALAALPDAPELLLLTAGDAGPLSDLPLPRVPLRGCRLMPALLTHGQLQLRYLAARHGLDVIHDPVGVAPFGMGTGRARSVITIHDVIPLSFPGVSTRMDSLIYRHWLPFAARRVDRVLTVSEPSSADIRRHLGVKPDRIEVIAPGVNAQFRAASTADTSSVREKYDLPERFILSVGNVEERKNVRRVIEAYAQIRRSDLPHKLVIVGPHNWRFSEIIEAADLSAYRDDVRFTGYVDAADLPAIYRAAEVFAFPSLYEGFGLPVIEAMAAGTPTVTSNRSSLPEAAGDAALTVDPEDSSAIANAVTRLLTDPALADDLRTRGIARAAEFTWERMARAVLNSYLAIVHR comes from the coding sequence ATGCGTGTCGGCATCATCGCGTACGGGCTTGATCGACCCTTTACTGGAATTGGGCGATACACGGTCGAAATGGTTCGCGCGCTCGCGGCGCTGCCAGACGCCCCTGAACTGCTTCTATTGACCGCGGGCGATGCCGGTCCTCTGTCCGACCTTCCGCTGCCGCGCGTACCGCTGCGCGGTTGCCGGCTCATGCCGGCGCTGCTGACGCATGGGCAACTGCAGCTCAGGTATCTCGCCGCGCGTCACGGACTGGATGTCATTCACGATCCGGTCGGCGTCGCCCCGTTTGGAATGGGCACAGGGCGCGCGCGTTCGGTCATCACCATTCACGACGTGATCCCGCTAAGCTTTCCGGGCGTCAGCACACGAATGGACTCGCTGATCTACCGCCACTGGCTTCCGTTTGCCGCTCGTCGCGTCGACCGCGTGTTGACCGTGAGCGAGCCGTCCAGTGCCGATATCCGGCGCCATCTCGGCGTCAAACCTGACCGTATCGAGGTGATCGCGCCGGGGGTGAACGCGCAGTTTCGAGCGGCAAGCACGGCTGATACCAGCAGCGTGCGCGAGAAGTACGATCTGCCTGAACGATTCATCCTGTCGGTGGGCAACGTGGAAGAACGCAAGAACGTCCGGCGCGTGATTGAAGCCTACGCGCAGATCCGGCGGTCGGACTTGCCGCACAAGCTCGTAATTGTGGGTCCGCATAATTGGCGCTTCAGCGAGATCATCGAGGCGGCAGACCTTTCGGCCTATCGAGATGATGTGCGTTTCACCGGATATGTGGACGCCGCCGATCTGCCTGCGATCTACCGTGCCGCCGAAGTATTCGCCTTTCCGTCACTGTACGAAGGCTTCGGGCTGCCGGTGATCGAAGCGATGGCTGCCGGCACGCCAACCGTGACATCGAACCGATCGTCGCTGCCGGAGGCGGCAGGCGACGCCGCGCTTACAGTCGATCCCGAAGATTCGAGCGCGATCGCCAATGCGGTCACACGGTTGCTGACCGACCCGGCACTCGCCGACGATCTGCGCACTCGGGGAATCGCGCGGGCGGCCGAGTTCACGTGGGAACGCATGGCCCGTGCTGTGCTCAACAGTTATCTGGCGATTGTGCACAGGTAA
- a CDS encoding N-acetyltransferase: MAAAAQHQGGCLHVSAFVHASAEVESDTSIGEGSRIWHLCHVRRGASIGTDCTLGRGVFVDAGVQIGNRVKIQNYVSVFHGVTIEDGVFVGPHVCFTNDMRPRAVNPDFSPKAADDWVLGETRVSAGASIGANSTIVCGITIGRWAMIGAGSVVTADVPDYGLVVGNPARLIGFVCASGVRHDSQESARQCPGCL; the protein is encoded by the coding sequence ATGGCCGCGGCAGCGCAGCATCAAGGGGGGTGCCTACACGTGTCCGCATTCGTGCACGCTTCAGCGGAGGTCGAGTCCGACACCTCGATTGGTGAAGGCTCGCGCATTTGGCACCTGTGCCATGTCCGGCGTGGTGCGTCGATCGGGACGGACTGCACGTTGGGGCGCGGCGTGTTTGTTGACGCCGGCGTGCAAATCGGCAACCGGGTCAAGATTCAGAACTACGTTTCAGTCTTTCACGGCGTGACGATTGAGGACGGCGTGTTCGTCGGGCCGCACGTGTGTTTCACCAATGACATGCGCCCGCGCGCCGTTAATCCCGATTTCTCCCCAAAGGCGGCGGACGACTGGGTTCTGGGCGAAACACGCGTCTCGGCGGGCGCGTCGATTGGTGCCAACTCCACGATCGTATGCGGGATCACGATTGGCCGCTGGGCGATGATTGGCGCCGGATCGGTTGTCACGGCCGATGTACCAGACTACGGGCTAGTCGTCGGCAATCCGGCGCGCTTAATTGGGTTCGTGTGTGCCTCAGGTGTGCGCCACGACTCGCAAGAGTCGGCGCGGCAGTGTCCCGGCTGCTTATAG
- a CDS encoding DegT/DnrJ/EryC1/StrS family aminotransferase gives MIERTRFNIPISRPQLGVEEEEAVLAVLRSGQITQGERVAAFEAAFAAYHGAAYAIATSNGTTALSTAIMAHGIGPGDEVIIPSFSFFATASSVSFTGAVPIFVDIDPKTFNILPVAVEAAITPRTAAIMPVHLYGQPADMPALEAIARKHGLILLEDAAQAHGAKTGDRSVGTWGTASFSFYATKNMTTTEGGMILTNDAEIARKARIIRNQGMDQQYEHVMMGFNLRMTNLTAAIGIVQLEKLPLWTAKRREHAALYDKALTSVDTPYVQPDVTHVYHQYTVRVKPGIDRDTAVKQLNSNGIGVRTYYPKPIHRQPVYAREERYARLDLPETERAVREVFSLPVHPGLSSEELEFIIDEVNALC, from the coding sequence GTGATCGAACGCACGCGTTTCAATATACCGATCTCGCGCCCGCAGCTCGGCGTCGAGGAAGAGGAAGCCGTTCTCGCGGTGCTCCGCAGCGGCCAGATTACGCAAGGCGAGCGCGTTGCCGCGTTCGAGGCGGCATTCGCTGCCTACCACGGTGCGGCCTATGCGATCGCCACCAGCAACGGGACAACTGCGCTCAGCACAGCGATCATGGCGCACGGTATCGGCCCGGGCGACGAGGTCATTATCCCGTCGTTCAGCTTCTTCGCTACGGCGTCGTCCGTCTCGTTTACCGGCGCGGTGCCCATCTTCGTCGACATCGATCCGAAGACGTTCAACATATTGCCGGTGGCGGTCGAGGCGGCGATTACGCCGCGCACGGCCGCGATCATGCCGGTCCACCTGTACGGTCAGCCCGCCGACATGCCCGCGCTGGAAGCGATTGCCCGCAAGCACGGGCTGATCCTGCTCGAAGACGCGGCACAAGCGCACGGCGCAAAGACCGGCGATCGCTCGGTTGGCACATGGGGCACGGCGTCGTTCAGCTTCTATGCCACGAAGAACATGACGACGACTGAAGGCGGCATGATTCTGACTAACGACGCAGAGATCGCGCGCAAAGCCCGCATTATTCGCAATCAGGGCATGGACCAGCAGTACGAGCACGTGATGATGGGCTTCAACTTGCGCATGACCAACCTTACGGCCGCGATCGGCATCGTGCAGTTGGAAAAGCTGCCGCTGTGGACGGCCAAACGGCGTGAGCATGCCGCGTTGTACGACAAGGCGCTGACCAGCGTCGACACGCCGTACGTTCAGCCAGACGTCACGCATGTGTATCACCAATACACGGTCAGGGTTAAGCCGGGAATCGATCGCGATACGGCGGTCAAGCAGTTGAACAGCAATGGCATCGGGGTTCGCACTTATTATCCGAAACCGATCCATCGTCAGCCGGTCTACGCGCGCGAAGAACGTTACGCGCGGCTAGACCTGCCGGAGACCGAGCGCGCCGTGCGCGAGGTCTTCAGCCTGCCTGTTCATCCGGGGTTATCGTCCGAAGAACTCGAATTCATCATTGACGAGGTGAACGCATTATGTTGA
- a CDS encoding Gfo/Idh/MocA family oxidoreductase has protein sequence MLKAAVVGVGSMGRNHARVYREMEGNVQLVGVADANPAEAAKAGARTGVPHFSDYHEMIDKVKPDLVSLAVPTALHAQIGLELIERGINLLIEKPIATTLEEGEALIEAARKAGVVLQVGHIERFNPVVMEMKRRLQEGMAGRIYKIQTQRLSPYPGRIQDAGAVTDLATHDIDLLRNLMNDEISRLYGEILHTINRDREDGLNGILRFRSGIIGVLDVNWITPAKVRRITITGARGMLRCDLLSQELYFYENETAPSQWDTLSVLRGVSEGNVIGFRIGRHEPLAAELADFAETVRTGRKPTVSGEDGLETLRIAREFILSAEQRRVIDYERQPELA, from the coding sequence ATGTTGAAAGCAGCAGTTGTCGGCGTAGGAAGCATGGGGCGCAACCACGCCCGTGTGTATCGTGAAATGGAAGGCAACGTTCAACTGGTCGGCGTTGCAGACGCCAACCCGGCCGAAGCCGCAAAGGCCGGCGCACGCACAGGCGTACCCCATTTCTCCGACTATCACGAGATGATCGACAAGGTGAAGCCGGATTTGGTGTCGCTCGCGGTGCCGACGGCGCTTCATGCTCAGATCGGGCTTGAACTGATCGAACGCGGGATCAACCTTCTGATCGAGAAGCCGATTGCCACCACTCTTGAAGAGGGCGAGGCGCTCATCGAAGCGGCGCGCAAGGCGGGGGTCGTACTGCAGGTCGGCCATATCGAGCGCTTCAACCCAGTGGTCATGGAAATGAAGCGCCGGCTGCAGGAAGGTATGGCCGGTCGCATCTACAAGATTCAGACACAGCGCCTGAGCCCGTATCCGGGCCGCATTCAGGATGCCGGGGCCGTCACCGACCTCGCCACCCATGACATCGACCTGCTGCGCAACTTGATGAACGACGAAATCAGCCGGCTGTACGGGGAAATCCTGCACACCATCAACCGCGACCGCGAAGACGGCCTAAACGGCATCCTGCGCTTCCGCAGCGGGATCATCGGCGTGTTGGACGTCAACTGGATCACGCCGGCGAAGGTGCGGCGCATCACCATTACCGGTGCGCGCGGCATGCTGCGCTGCGACTTGCTATCGCAGGAATTGTATTTCTACGAGAACGAGACCGCGCCAAGCCAGTGGGATACGCTGAGCGTCTTGCGCGGTGTCAGCGAAGGCAACGTGATCGGTTTCCGTATCGGGCGCCACGAGCCGCTTGCGGCCGAGCTTGCCGACTTCGCCGAGACCGTCCGTACAGGCCGCAAGCCGACTGTGAGCGGCGAGGACGGCCTCGAAACGCTGCGCATCGCACGCGAGTTCATCCTTTCGGCCGAGCAGCGGCGGGTTATCGACTACGAACGTCAGCCCGAGTTGGCGTAG
- a CDS encoding oligosaccharide flippase family protein: protein MSQQTAVDRARIKTQPEMRVPVQRVARNASYLVVGQFLIQVILALNGILVARFLGDAIYGQYTAAFAFAGIFGLAFTLGVDALIVREIARSSDPDKARESLRPAIWLRIVAMPLALALIAFAATAVNYAMPVWGYIMIVALILGINGLADLGRAVFQGLQRMQYDTLTRLFDKFIGMATIVILLAAGVRALDAILLALLAAAVAGLVASWAMAYRMIGWPKLGKPHGTVKLMRAALPIGGSLALVSLYLQLPTVILSWFAPDREVGLFGAANGTVSPFFMLPVALGTALLPALAQSVSNDERTLRLHLRYTGLGLFLGALVTVALLIGGYLVLEFLYGEQFIEAIPAMRVLALVVPLIFANTYLTNYLIAQRRHKRLPAAAAATLIMTAIFSLVFIRSFGFAGAALARVCAELGNFAILFVMSIYQHAKLAD from the coding sequence ATGTCCCAGCAAACCGCTGTGGATCGTGCCCGTATCAAGACGCAACCTGAGATGCGCGTCCCCGTACAACGTGTAGCACGCAACGCGTCGTATCTGGTCGTCGGGCAGTTTCTGATTCAGGTCATTCTCGCGCTCAACGGAATTCTCGTCGCGCGCTTCCTTGGCGATGCCATCTACGGTCAGTACACCGCCGCATTCGCGTTCGCCGGGATCTTCGGGCTTGCCTTTACCCTCGGCGTCGACGCGTTGATCGTCCGCGAGATCGCGCGTTCGTCCGATCCTGACAAAGCACGGGAAAGCCTCCGTCCAGCCATCTGGCTGCGTATCGTCGCAATGCCACTGGCGCTTGCGCTGATCGCGTTCGCCGCGACCGCAGTGAACTATGCCATGCCGGTCTGGGGCTACATTATGATCGTCGCCCTGATTCTCGGTATCAACGGCCTTGCCGATCTCGGGCGTGCGGTGTTTCAAGGGCTGCAGCGCATGCAGTACGACACACTGACGCGCCTCTTCGACAAGTTTATCGGAATGGCCACAATCGTTATCCTGCTGGCGGCCGGAGTCCGTGCGCTCGATGCCATCCTGTTGGCGCTCTTGGCTGCGGCTGTCGCGGGTCTGGTGGCTAGTTGGGCCATGGCCTATCGCATGATAGGGTGGCCGAAACTCGGCAAACCGCACGGCACGGTCAAGCTGATGCGGGCCGCGCTGCCGATTGGTGGAAGCCTCGCACTCGTAAGCCTCTACTTGCAGCTTCCGACGGTCATCCTATCGTGGTTCGCACCGGATCGCGAAGTCGGCCTTTTTGGCGCAGCGAACGGCACTGTCAGTCCGTTCTTTATGCTGCCAGTCGCGCTTGGAACAGCCTTGCTGCCCGCGCTCGCTCAGAGCGTCTCCAACGACGAACGGACCCTGCGGCTTCACCTTCGCTACACAGGGCTTGGCCTATTCCTCGGCGCGCTGGTCACCGTCGCACTGCTGATCGGCGGGTACCTCGTCCTGGAATTCCTCTATGGCGAGCAGTTCATCGAGGCGATCCCGGCGATGCGTGTCCTCGCGCTGGTCGTCCCGCTGATCTTCGCCAACACCTACCTCACCAACTATCTCATCGCCCAGCGCCGACACAAGCGACTGCCTGCTGCGGCCGCCGCAACGCTGATCATGACGGCCATCTTCTCGCTTGTGTTCATCCGGAGCTTCGGGTTTGCGGGCGCGGCCCTAGCGCGCGTTTGCGCCGAGCTAGGCAACTTCGCGATCCTGTTCGTCATGTCGATCTACCAACATGCGAAGCTGGCGGACTGA
- a CDS encoding glycosyltransferase family 2 protein — MKLSIVIPAYNESESVAHTAEKLRPVLDQLAATYEVEVVFVDDGSKDDTVAKLKAEFDGDTRIHVVQHLQNQGPGAAIRTGFAAAVGDIVVTTDFDGTYRFENIPVIVAQLERDAVDLVTASPYHPKGGVEGVPRYRLLFSIGASTLYRILVSWKVHTWTSFFRAYRREVVKSVYFESSGFLAVTEILVNALRMGFRVSEFPTILHQRAYGQSSLKIARTTWAHLKFQARILLRRAPLHPPEQA; from the coding sequence ATGAAGCTGTCGATTGTCATTCCCGCATATAACGAGAGTGAAAGCGTTGCACATACCGCCGAAAAGCTGCGTCCTGTGCTCGATCAGCTCGCGGCCACGTACGAGGTCGAGGTCGTCTTTGTGGACGACGGAAGCAAAGACGACACCGTGGCGAAGCTCAAAGCAGAATTTGACGGCGATACGCGAATACACGTCGTGCAGCACCTGCAGAATCAAGGCCCCGGCGCGGCCATCCGCACCGGATTTGCGGCGGCTGTCGGGGATATCGTCGTCACGACGGATTTTGACGGGACGTACCGGTTCGAGAACATCCCGGTCATCGTTGCGCAGCTTGAGCGCGACGCTGTCGATCTCGTAACGGCTTCGCCCTATCACCCAAAAGGCGGGGTGGAAGGCGTGCCACGCTACCGGCTGCTGTTCAGCATTGGTGCCTCCACGCTGTATCGAATTCTGGTATCGTGGAAAGTACATACGTGGACGTCGTTCTTCCGTGCGTACCGGCGTGAGGTCGTCAAGAGCGTGTACTTCGAAAGCAGCGGGTTCTTGGCTGTGACCGAAATCCTCGTTAATGCGCTGCGCATGGGGTTTCGGGTCTCGGAGTTTCCGACCATCCTGCATCAGCGTGCGTACGGACAGTCGAGCCTGAAGATCGCGCGCACGACATGGGCGCATCTCAAGTTTCAAGCGCGCATTCTGCTCCGCCGCGCACCGCTGCATCCGCCGGAGCAGGCTTGA
- a CDS encoding EamA family transporter gives MEWVIIGFSTLFSILGQLGLKFAMRRVAAVTGDTRPVVVRILFSPLTIGALFVYGCGVIFWLMALSRMDVSLVHPFASLSYIGIMIGSYYLFGEEISRVRVIGFAVVIFGVLLIGLSARL, from the coding sequence ATGGAATGGGTGATTATCGGTTTCAGCACATTGTTCAGCATCTTGGGACAGCTCGGCCTCAAGTTCGCGATGCGCCGTGTCGCGGCCGTGACGGGCGATACGCGTCCGGTCGTGGTTCGTATCTTGTTTTCGCCCCTGACCATCGGCGCGCTTTTCGTCTATGGATGCGGCGTCATCTTCTGGCTGATGGCCTTGTCGCGCATGGACGTTAGCCTGGTCCATCCTTTTGCCAGCCTGAGCTACATTGGCATTATGATCGGATCGTACTATCTATTCGGCGAAGAGATTTCACGCGTGCGTGTGATCGGCTTTGCGGTCGTCATATTCGGCGTGCTGCTCATCGGGCTTAGCGCACGGCTCTGA
- a CDS encoding NAD(P)/FAD-dependent oxidoreductase: MKVAIVGGGLMGVTLAYHLARAGHSINVYERSPNIGGLATYLDYHGVRVDRFYHTILSSDMTMQTLIRETGVEDRLRFTETKQGFYDSGNLYPFNTPKDFMMFPPLNLFQRFRLALQVIFAQFERDAAKMDTIPVEQWLSRVSGRGVVEKVWRPLLRAKFDAEAVDVPATYIWSRLRRMMSTRQGVTSKEMMCYLIGGYFTLIEALAKHCADMGVTLSTSTPVEQVNMENGRAVGVRVGGEDVAADIVIATVPSPYIAELIPGGPQDYRALLAKQQYLGVMCPLMILNKPLTPYYVLNITDPRIPFTAVVETTNLIAPEHVGGNHLIYLPKYLSPNSEIATWSDERVRDEWMRYFKQMFPDFDESSVVEFLVQRARYVEPLRPMGTTNEIPQIQSPIPGLFVANTVMLYPDLSNGEAVTSLAKRVITAVLGQGGTSAS, translated from the coding sequence ATGAAGGTTGCCATCGTTGGCGGGGGTCTGATGGGAGTGACCCTCGCCTATCATCTTGCCCGTGCGGGCCACAGTATCAACGTCTACGAACGCTCCCCGAATATCGGCGGCCTGGCGACGTACCTCGATTATCATGGCGTGCGCGTCGACCGCTTTTACCACACGATCCTCAGCAGCGACATGACGATGCAAACACTCATCCGCGAGACCGGCGTCGAGGATCGGTTGCGCTTTACGGAGACCAAGCAGGGGTTTTACGACAGCGGGAACCTGTACCCGTTCAACACGCCGAAGGACTTCATGATGTTCCCGCCGCTGAACCTGTTTCAGCGGTTCCGATTGGCGCTGCAGGTGATTTTCGCCCAGTTCGAGCGCGATGCGGCCAAGATGGACACCATCCCGGTCGAGCAGTGGCTCTCTCGCGTCAGCGGGCGCGGCGTGGTCGAGAAGGTATGGCGTCCGCTGCTGCGCGCCAAGTTCGACGCCGAAGCCGTCGACGTGCCGGCTACGTACATCTGGTCGCGCTTGCGCCGTATGATGTCGACACGGCAGGGCGTCACGTCGAAGGAGATGATGTGTTACCTGATCGGCGGCTACTTCACGCTGATCGAGGCGCTGGCGAAGCACTGCGCGGACATGGGCGTGACCCTGTCGACCAGTACGCCGGTCGAGCAGGTCAACATGGAGAACGGGCGCGCCGTCGGTGTGCGTGTCGGCGGGGAAGACGTTGCGGCGGATATCGTCATCGCCACGGTGCCCTCGCCGTACATCGCCGAGCTGATCCCCGGCGGGCCGCAGGATTACCGTGCCCTGCTCGCCAAGCAGCAGTATCTGGGTGTCATGTGCCCGCTGATGATCCTCAACAAGCCGCTGACTCCGTACTACGTCCTGAACATCACCGACCCGCGTATCCCGTTTACCGCGGTTGTCGAGACGACGAACCTGATCGCGCCGGAGCATGTGGGCGGCAACCACTTGATCTATCTGCCCAAGTATCTGTCGCCCAACAGCGAGATCGCTACATGGTCGGACGAGCGCGTCCGCGACGAGTGGATGCGCTACTTCAAGCAGATGTTCCCCGACTTCGATGAGTCGAGCGTTGTCGAGTTTCTTGTGCAGCGCGCGCGCTATGTCGAGCCGTTGCGGCCGATGGGCACGACCAACGAGATCCCGCAGATCCAAAGCCCGATCCCGGGCCTGTTCGTTGCCAACACGGTCATGTTGTACCCCGACTTGAGCAACGGCGAGGCCGTGACCAGCCTCGCCAAACGGGTCATCACGGCTGTGCTGGGGCAGGGTGGGACAAGCGCTTCTTGA